The following are encoded together in the Hippoglossus stenolepis isolate QCI-W04-F060 chromosome 12, HSTE1.2, whole genome shotgun sequence genome:
- the trmt2b gene encoding tRNA (uracil(54)-C(5))-methyltransferase homolog-B: MVLAASRSRSVFFLKCNISCSPRTPCLLFSTDDSVLAEQRKPQSKPQQRKSQKEPPCSWEERLADVVTPLWRLSYEEQLEHKQNHQLRILSQLSRHQSQSFSPARGKLSFPVLSILPSPVRDGYRNKSTFSVNRGVDGNPKTVGFYVGTGRQGNIVCVNGDHLLNMPEKHKQVARCYQDFIRQSSLEPCLQFHTGGHWREVTVRTNTEGRTMAIVYFHPQSLTQEEVAVHKADLVGHFTQGPGSVCQLDSLFFQESSMTRCTHEESPYQLLHGQPHIYEEVLGFKFRISADAFFQVNQAAAEVLYGTVRDLCVPNTEEGRERRKVGANLLDVCCGTGAIGITISSRVDKVIGIELIEQAVEDARHNAAFNNVLNCEFIPGKAEVVLPGLMSQLSSTGGGLTAVVNPARAGLHPRVVRALRNQPSIRRLVYVSCKPHGEAMRNFRELCCEPDMQKKLTGDAFSPTLAVPVDMFPHTPHCELVLLFER; the protein is encoded by the exons atggTGCTGGCAGCTTCACGCAGCAGGTCAGTCTTTTTTCTCAAATGCAACATTTCGTGTTCACCCAGGactccatgtttgttgttttcaactGATGACAGTGTTTTAGCTGAGCAGAGGAAACCACAGTCAAAGCCCCAGCAGAGAAAAAGTCAGAAGGAACCTCCCTGTTCGTGGGAGGAGAGGCTGGCGGATGTGGTCACCCCTCTGTGGAGGCTCAGCTACGAGGAGCAACTTGAGCACAAGCAAAACCACCAGCTGAGGATACTGTCTCAGCTCTCCAGGCATCAATCACAGTCCTTCTCCCCGGCGAGAGGTAAACTCAGCTTCCCCGTCCTGTCCATCCTGCCCTCCCCAGTGAGGGACGGCTACCGCAACAAGTCCACGTTTTCTGTCAACAGAGGAGTGGACGGAAACCCAAAGACGGTGGGATTCTACGTGGGCACAGGCCGGCAGGGGAACATCGTCTGCGTCAATGGAGACCACCTGCTCAACATGCCGGAGAAGCACAAGCAAGTGGCCAGATGCTACCAGGACTTCATCCGCCAATCCTCCTTAGAGCCCTGCCTGCAGTTCCACACCGGGGGTCACTGGAgagaggtcacagtgaggaCCAACACGGAGGGCCGCACCATGGCTATAGTCTACTTCCATCCGCAGAGTCTCACTCAAGAGGAGGTGGCGGTCCACAAGGCGGACCTGGTGGGTCACTTCACGCAGGGTCCTGGATCAGTGTGTCAGCTGGATTCACTGTTCTTCCAGGAGAGTAGCATGACTCGCTGCACTCATGAGGAATCCCCCTACCAGCTGCTGCATGGTCAGCCACACATATACGAGGAG GTGCTGGGATTCAAGTTCCGCATCTCTGCTGATGCCTTTTTCCAAGTGAACCAGGCGGCTGCTGAGGTGCTCTATGGCACAGTGAGAGACCTGTGTGtcccaaacacagaggaaggcagagaaagaaggaaagttGGTGCTAATCTTCTAGACGTGTGCTGTGGGACAGGTGCTATTGGTATTACCATATCATCCAGAGTGGACAAAGTTATTGGTATAGAGCTCATAGAACAGGCAGTGGAAGATGCAAGACACAACGCAGCTTTCAATAACGTCCTGAACTGTGAGTTTATTCCTGGTAAGGCAGAGGTGGTGCTACCTGGACTCATGTCACAGCTGAGCTCCACAGGTGGAGGCCTCACAGCTGTGGTAAACCCTGCTCGGGCTGGCCTGCACCCCAGAGTGGTCCGAGCGTTACGAAACCAGCCTTCTATCCGCCGTCTGGTCTACGTCTCCTGTAAACCACATGGAGAGGCTATGAGGAACTTCAGGGAGCTTTGCTGTGAACCTGACATGCAGAAGAAACTCACAGGAGACGCGTTCTCTCCTACTCTGGCTGTACCTGTGGACATGTTCCCACACACTCCTCACTGTGAACTGGTGCTCCTTTTTGAGCGGTAG
- the dnajb12a gene encoding dnaJ homolog subfamily B member 12a isoform X1: MDSNKDEADRCIKIALNAIGNNQPDKARKFLEKAQRLFPTDRAKNLLESLEQNGKPPEENGGPVNGDGPAMRHRGHGEQPDGSAPGATDSAKPFTAEQLEAVRKIKSCKDYYQTLGVEKTASEEDLKKAYRKLALKFHPDKNHAPGATEAFKAIGNAYAVLSNTEKRKQYDQYGEERSHPTRQRHQRDFEADISPEDLFNMFFGGGFPSSNVHVYRNGRMHFAHHNRQERREQQRDGGLALFVQLMPILILIIVSALSQMMVTQPPYSLSYRPSAGHIHKRHTSHLKVPFYVGERFNEEYSGNNMKNLERSVEDDYISNLRNNCWKEKQQKEGLLYRARYFGDSELYQRAQRMGTPSCSRLSDIQVLLDG, translated from the exons ATGGACTCAAACAAGGACGAAGCCGATCGGTGCATCAAAATAGCCCTGAACGCGATCGGCAACAATCAACCAGACAAAGCCAGGAAGTTCCTGGAGAAGGCGCAGCGCCTGTTTCCCACGGATCGAGCCAAAA ACTTGTTGGAGTCGTTAGAGCAGAATGGGAAGCCTCCAGAGGAGAACGGCGGCCCTGTGAACGGAGACGGGCCCGCTATGAGGCACCGCGGCCACGGAGAGCAGCCGGATGGGTCCGCACCGGGGGCCACAGACTCGGCCAAACCCTTCACTGCAGAGCAGCTCGAGGCTGTCAGAAA AATTAAGAGCTGTAAAGATTATTACCAAACTCTGGGAGTTGAAAAGACAGCCTCTGAAGAGGATCTTAAAAAGGCTTACAGGAAGCTGGCCTTGAAATTTCACCCAGACAAAAATCATGCACCTGGAGCCACGGAGGCATTTAAAG cTATTGGTAATGCCTACGCCGTACTGAGCAACACTGAGAAACGAAAGCAATATGACCAGTATGGAGAGGAACGATCACATCCAACCAGACAGAGACACCAGCGTGATTTTGAAGCAGACATTTCACCTGAGGACCTCTTCAACATGTTCTTCGGTGGAGGCTTCCCGTCAA GTAACGTACACGTTTACAGAAACGGAAGAATGCATTTTGCACATCATAACAGACAAGAAAGACGAGAACAACAGAGAGAT GGAGGACTGGCACTCTTTGTCCAGCTGATGCCCATCTTAATCCTTATCATTGTTTCTGCTCTCAGCCAGATGATGGTTACCCAGCCTCCTTACAGCCTTAGCTACCGCCC ATCAGCTGGACACATTCACAAAAGGCATACATCCCACCTGAAGGTGCCTTTTTACGTGGGAGAGCGTTTCAATGAAGAATATTCGGGGAATAACATGAAGAATTTGGAGAGAAGTGTAGAAGATGACTATATCTCCAACCTTAGAAACAACTGTtggaaggagaagcagcaga AGGAAGGCTTACTGTACCGTGCTCGTTACTTTGGGGATTCAGAGTTGTACCAAAGGGCGCAGAGAATGGGGACGCCCAGCTGTTCCAGACTATCAGACATTCAGGTCCTATTGGATGGCTAG
- the dnajb12a gene encoding dnaJ homolog subfamily B member 12a isoform X2, translated as MRHRGHGEQPDGSAPGATDSAKPFTAEQLEAVRKIKSCKDYYQTLGVEKTASEEDLKKAYRKLALKFHPDKNHAPGATEAFKAIGNAYAVLSNTEKRKQYDQYGEERSHPTRQRHQRDFEADISPEDLFNMFFGGGFPSSNVHVYRNGRMHFAHHNRQERREQQRDGGLALFVQLMPILILIIVSALSQMMVTQPPYSLSYRPSAGHIHKRHTSHLKVPFYVGERFNEEYSGNNMKNLERSVEDDYISNLRNNCWKEKQQKEGLLYRARYFGDSELYQRAQRMGTPSCSRLSDIQVLLDG; from the exons ATGAGGCACCGCGGCCACGGAGAGCAGCCGGATGGGTCCGCACCGGGGGCCACAGACTCGGCCAAACCCTTCACTGCAGAGCAGCTCGAGGCTGTCAGAAA AATTAAGAGCTGTAAAGATTATTACCAAACTCTGGGAGTTGAAAAGACAGCCTCTGAAGAGGATCTTAAAAAGGCTTACAGGAAGCTGGCCTTGAAATTTCACCCAGACAAAAATCATGCACCTGGAGCCACGGAGGCATTTAAAG cTATTGGTAATGCCTACGCCGTACTGAGCAACACTGAGAAACGAAAGCAATATGACCAGTATGGAGAGGAACGATCACATCCAACCAGACAGAGACACCAGCGTGATTTTGAAGCAGACATTTCACCTGAGGACCTCTTCAACATGTTCTTCGGTGGAGGCTTCCCGTCAA GTAACGTACACGTTTACAGAAACGGAAGAATGCATTTTGCACATCATAACAGACAAGAAAGACGAGAACAACAGAGAGAT GGAGGACTGGCACTCTTTGTCCAGCTGATGCCCATCTTAATCCTTATCATTGTTTCTGCTCTCAGCCAGATGATGGTTACCCAGCCTCCTTACAGCCTTAGCTACCGCCC ATCAGCTGGACACATTCACAAAAGGCATACATCCCACCTGAAGGTGCCTTTTTACGTGGGAGAGCGTTTCAATGAAGAATATTCGGGGAATAACATGAAGAATTTGGAGAGAAGTGTAGAAGATGACTATATCTCCAACCTTAGAAACAACTGTtggaaggagaagcagcaga AGGAAGGCTTACTGTACCGTGCTCGTTACTTTGGGGATTCAGAGTTGTACCAAAGGGCGCAGAGAATGGGGACGCCCAGCTGTTCCAGACTATCAGACATTCAGGTCCTATTGGATGGCTAG
- the LOC118119496 gene encoding DNA damage-inducible transcript 4 protein, with product MSFSCNQSLDGSFPPSPAEDRGAQRLSWGSLLQRLAELKGINQQVTAEQGCRSESGSLADMSLSESDSSIFCDPLEEALATDVRATITQSLNNASHILGCSKLILPDCLLHSISQELLHLATCEPCGLRGALIDLCVDRGDQGSLCTVDQIAVDATLVPTFHVTLVLRPESSGLWPRVQKLFKGSRTPQTSGTPLGPRSTLRLSRRFRAIKRKLYSSGEVLIEECC from the exons aTGTCTTTTTCCTGCAACCAGTCCCTGGATGGCAGCTTTCCTCCCTCTCCGGCGGAGGACAGGGGCGCACAGCGGCTGTCCTGGGGCAGCCTGCTGCAGAGGCTGGCCGAGCTGAAGGGGATCAACCAGCAGGTCACAGCAGAGCAGGGCTGCAGGAGCGAGTCTG GATCTTTAGCAGACATGTCTCTCTCAGAGTCTGACAGCAGCATCTTCTGTGACCCCCTGGAGGAGGCCCTAGCCACAGATGTCCGTGCAACCATCACACAAAGCCTCAACAATGCCTCCCACATCCTGGGCTGCTCCAAACTCATCCTACCCGACTGTCTCTTGCACAGCATCAGCCAGGAGCTGCTCCACCTGGCTACATGCGAGCCCTGTGGCCTCAGGGGAGCGCTCATCGACCTGTGCGTGGACAGGGGGGACCAGGGCTCCTTGTGCACTGTGGACCAAATAGCAGTAGATGCCACCCTGGTCCCAACCTTCCACGTGACCCTCGTGCTCAGACCCGAGTCCAGCGGGTTGTGGCCAAGGGTTCAGAAGCTCTTCAAGGGGAGCAGGACCCCGCAGACGTCTGGGACGCCTCTAGGGCCCCGGAGCACTCTGAGGCTAAGTAGGAGATTCAGGGCCATCAAGAGGAAACTGTATAGTTCAGGGGAGGTGCTGATTGAAGAGTGCTGCTGA